GCGCGTGCGCCGCAGCAGCACGCGAACGCGCGCCAGCAGCTCGTCAAGGGGAAAGGGCTTGCGCATGTAGTCGTCCGCGCCAAGGTCGAGCCCCTGCACGACGTCTTCGGCCGAGCCGCGCGCCGTCAGCATGAGGATCGGGATGTGTTTCGTCTCCGCGTCGGATTTCACGCGGCGGCATATCTCCCAGCCGTCCATCAGAGGAAGCATGAGGTCCAGTATCACAAGATCCGGCAGCTCTTCGTATATCAGAGTGAGCGCCGAATCTCCGTCATAGGCGCAAACTGTCTTATATCCCTGCTGCCTGAGGGCGCGGCAGATAAATTCCGCGAGGCTCTCTTCGTCGTCAACGACCAGTATCTTCTGTTCCATCGCCCTATGCCATCTT
The window above is part of the Cloacibacillus evryensis DSM 19522 genome. Proteins encoded here:
- a CDS encoding response regulator transcription factor — protein: MEQKILVVDDEESLAEFICRALRQQGYKTVCAYDGDSALTLIYEELPDLVILDLMLPLMDGWEICRRVKSDAETKHIPILMLTARGSAEDVVQGLDLGADDYMRKPFPLDELLARVRVLLRRTRAQADTRKVIENGDFRLDAAEKEAWLRGSLIDLSPTEYSILEVLARRMGHTVSRDELLRRIWGMSNCDTRTVDVHLSRLRRKLDDGKKPALSAQTLRGRGYRLVWEEGQE